A region of the Oncorhynchus nerka isolate Pitt River unplaced genomic scaffold, Oner_Uvic_2.0 unplaced_scaffold_696, whole genome shotgun sequence genome:
agaggggagaagaggagagggggagaagaggtgaggagagggggagaagaggagagggggagataagaAGAgttgggaggagaagagaggaggagaggagagggggagaaaagcagaggtgggaggggaggggaagtagaggggaggggaagaagaggagaagagaggagaaatggagaggtggagaagagcagaggggtgagaagaggagaagaaaggggtagaattggggagaagaggagaagagaggagagagaagagggggaagagaggagaagagagggagagagagggggagaagaggagaaggggagaagagtagaggtgggagaagatgaagagagaggggaggggaggtgaagaagaggagagttggagaagaggaggggaagaagaggagaagagagactgtgagaagaggagaggagagggggaggagaagagatggggagataaggcgagtggggaggagagaggagaggaggagaaaaggagaggggagaagaggagaagaggagaggggagaagagaggggttgaagaggaggtgagtgggggtgaagaggagaagagaggggttgaagaggaggtgagagggggtgaagaggagaggagaggggagaagcgtagaggtgggaggagaggggaggagagtagaggtgagaggggaggagaggggtgaggagtagagaggggaggagaggagaagagagggggagaagaggagagtagaggagagaagagtagaggtgggagaagagagcGGGAGTTCATTAACTCAATTcaactgacaatgtttgtctatggagattgcatggctgagtgcttgattttatacatctgtcaggaaggggtgtggctgaaatataatccactaatttgaaggggtgtccacatacttttgtatatatagtgtatgtacacATGGGTGTTGTTGCACCATACCAACGATAAGCCTGTCTTCCTCATCACATCATGAAAGGTCATGTTGATGTTCATTtaacctctgcctctctcttcctctgactcctccctttctcctttgtttctctctctctctgtctctctctttctcctctgtctctctctttctcctcagaccTCCAGGCTCAAAGCGTCAGTCCACCAGGTAGGTAGAGTATAAATCTACAGTGATTATAGCAGTTCAATATTAGTCAACTTTATTATACCACATGGAGAAATTCATGTGTCCATACAAACCATTCTAAACCCCAATAACAAGTAGTGTTTTATGGAACTACTAATACTTGTCAACCACAAAGCATCACTGCTGTTAGAATAACAGAATCACTGTCATCATCTGTCCTCACCACTGTGTTTTCCTCTCTGCTGTTTACAGCTGAACTCTCAGTCAGACTGGTGAATGGGACCACTTCCTGTTCTGGGACAGTAGAAGTCTTCTATGAAGGAGAGTGGACAGGTCTATGTACTAGTTGGTGGAGAATGAGAGATGTTAAGGTTGTGTGTAGAGAGCTGGACTGTGGGAATCCTGTAGCTGAATCTAGAGGACCTCTGATTGAAGATGGAAGAAGAGGAGTCACACTATATAGTAGTTGCTATGGAGATGAGTCTTCTATTAGACAGTGTAACATCAGAGGAGGACCTGGTGTCTGTTATGGTGAATATTATCGTCATGTGATCTGTTCAGGTAAGAGACTGGTCATATTGAGAGATTTATTTGTACATTATATAATATTaccatgtatcatgttttatgtgtttttatttcatttaaatagagggagagatgtcagATGTATTTAAACATTATATTTGTGTTTGTCATATTGGTTTATGGGAGATGTTCATGGGCAGATcattgtagttcagatggtactgAAGTGAAGCTGCCTGATGGATGTCCAGCTGTTTATTTTCTATAAAGTGAAGTGAACTtattcctgtctcctgcctgcatTATTCCCAACCCGATCCTGAGTGACTAAGACTACAATCAAACTACAAACTAGCAAACTACAATCTTTTATCCAACATATTTGTGTTTAGTCCCTGACAGTGTCATCAACAAAACTGATTGAATGTTCAACCAACTCTTTTTCTCCAGAGTCTGTGCGGCTTGTGGGTGGAGCTGGTCTCTGCTCTGGGAGAGTGGAGGTGAAGTCCAATCAGTCCTGGGCCTCAGTGTGTGAAGCTGACTTTGACCGGCAGGATGCAGAGGTAGTCTGTGGGGAGCTTGGCTGTGGGGCTCCTGCAGCTCTACAGGGGGGGGCTCTATGGAGAAGGTGAGGGTCAGACCTGGGATAAAGAGTTCCAGTGTAAAGGCAAAGAGTCCCTTCTCCTGGACTGTgacacctcagacagagagaacaacacCTGCCTACCTGGTAATGCTGTTGGACTCACCTGCTCAGGTAAGAAACAGTTTGTCACTCAATCTACATTGTTTCTCACCTGGAGTGAGGAATATGAGAGACAATATAGGTGTGTTTTAGTGAGAAAATAGTaagattactgtctctctctttcttttctcagagcctgatgatgtgaggctggtgggaggaggcagtcactgtgctggtggagtggagtggtacgaccagggagagtggaggacTGTGGTAGCTTACTGGGAGCAGGAGGATGTAGCTGCAGTAGTGTGCAGACAGATGGGTTGTGGCTCCACTGTTTCAGCACTACGTGGaaacaccactagagggtttGGATTTATCTGTTCTGGGTCTGTTTCTTCACTGAGGGAGTGTTCCAGAATGTATGATCTCCTTCCTGGACTCACAGTGATCTGCTCAGGTAATAACAACATATTATAATTGTATTCAACTGATTTCCTTCATTCATACAACTTCCTCTGCACCTCTCATGATGACTGTTTAACTTGTCAGTCTGCTTTACTAAATAgatcactcagtcaagtaggaatCAAATACCACTTAAATATCCCAGAATGCTTTGTATTTGAGTGTTACCTCAGTGAACGTCTCTACTCACTACCACTGTCAcaaagagagaatgagggaggaggagaggaagagggagatatGGGAGAGATGAAATATATTTTTATCACTGAGttctcaccagtgatgtcatcataaccaGTAACCTTTTCTACTCTTGGCCCATCCTGACCCTGACATACAGCATCAGACCTTGTAGATCAGATGGTACTGAAGTGAAGCTGCCTGATGGATGTCCAGCTGTTTATTTTCTATAAAGTGAAGTGAACTtattcctgtctcctgcctgcatTATTCCCAACCCGATCCTGAGTGACTAAGAACCCATTTCTACCTCTTACAGTATCAAACATAGCAAACTACAATCTTTTATCCAACATATTTGTGTTTAGTCCTTGACAGTGTCATCTCAAAACTGATTGAATGTTCAACCAACTCTTTTTCTCCAGAGTCTGTGCGTCTTGTGGATGGAGCTGGTCTCTGCTCTGGGAGAGTGGAGGTGAAGTCCAATCAGTCCTGGGCCTCAGTGTGTGAAGCTGACTTTGACCGGCAGGATGCAGAGGTAGTCTGTAGGGATGTTGGCTGTGGGGCTCCTGCAGCTCTACAGGGGGGGGGCTCTATGGAGAAGGTGAGGGTCAGACCTGGGATAAAGAGTTCCAGTGTAAAGGTAATGAGTCCCTTCTCCTGGACTGTgacacctcagacagagagaagaacacCTGCCTACCTGGTAATGCTGTTGGAGTCACCTGCTCAGGTAAGAAACAGTTTGTCACTCAATCAACATTGTTTCTCACCTGGAGGGAAGAATATGAGAGACAATATAGGTGTGTTTTAGTGAGAAAATAGTaagattactgtctctctcttttcttttctcagagcctgatgatgtgaggctggtgggaggaggcagtcgctgtgctggtggagtggagcggtacgaccagggagagtggaggaTTGTGGGATCTTTCTCTAACGTGATGTCTATAGCTGAAGTAGTGTGTAGACAGATGGGTTGTGGGTCCACTGTTTCAGAACTACCTGGaaacaccactagagggtttGGAGTTTTCTGTGATGGGTCTGAGTCTTCACTGAGGGAGTGTTGGAGAAGTTATGATCTCCGTCCTGGACTCACAGTGATCTGCTCAGGTAATAACAACATATTATAATTATATTCAACTGATTTCCTTCATTCATACAACATCCTCTGCACCTCTCATGATGACTGTTTAACTTGTCAGTCTGCTTTACTAAATAgatcactcagtcaagtaggaatCAAATACAACTTAAATATCCCAGAATGCTTTTGTATTTGAGTGTTACCTCAGTGAACGTCTCTACTCACTACCACTGTCACATGTCATGTTATTGTCACATCTAAATGAGGAAAGTAGTTGAGGAGCTACgttttcttttttctctcctctTGTTCCAGATGTCCTGCTTCAGCCTGATATCAACATATGTTGTCTCAGTGACTGTAGGCCCACTACTCATGTTGCCCTGTGAGGGAGGGTGGCTGGCACTGTTACATGCTGATGTTATTGTCATATCTATAGGAAACTAGTTGAAGAGGTTTTCTTGCTCTCTTTTATTGTTACAGATCTCCTGGTCCAGCCTGATATCTTCCTGACTGACCCAATGGGAGGGGTCTTCAGGGGCCACCAGGGGCCCGAGATGTTCAGGGGCTACAACTTCACCATCACCTGCTCCACTCAGCCACAGTACCCAGGAGGCTCCTTCCTCCTCACGTTCACCGGCTCCAACAGAACCCAGccagctgtcaatcactctgCTGCCTTCCTCTTCCCTGCTGCAGATGACTCCCACCAAGGGAACTACAGCTGTGTTTATGACAATTATGTTTTCTCTCATAACTTCTCCTCTGAGAGTGAgctcctctccctcaccatcacaggtaactgaACATGAACCAGACTTATAACTTTGTCATTGACAGATTTCCCACAGATCTATGTGATGATGATCAGTCCCCTCATCAAAGGTGTTTCTGTTTGCAGCCTCTCCTCTGCCAGCCTTCATCATCAGACACGTTGTAGTGCTGCTGATCCTACTGACAGCCATCACCACCTCCTACCTGTACTACAAGGTAAAGACATTTACTCAGATGTTACAAGACATTTAAactagaggaagagggggagggagagagggaaggagagagaatggagatacCAGAGAGTAAATGTCTGACTGTTGGTGCTGTGTCTCCCTAGCCCACCAGGAGGCAGAAGAGAGTGAACAGGGTGAGCAGCATGGATCTTTATGTCAATGCCATGGAGATGGTCTCTCTGAGCTCCAGAGCTGAAGCTGgaccgggagaggagagagcagcccaGGGGACGGAGTAGGAGTAGAATGAATCTGACCCTACATGCTGATCTTAGGTCAGTTTTGTGTTTTAAATCGATGGTCAACAGTGGACTGGTGTTTAAAATGTGGTGATAAACCTGAAGTGATTCTAATTTTAATAACACGTTCAGAATTAGTTTATCTTTCTAGAACTTTGGAAGAAATCTAAAAGTAGTGACTGCAACCACCATTATTCATTTAGTTTGGTTTTTACCACCAGAgaaacatggggtttgggtaacatggggtttttgggtaccatggggttttgggtaacatggggtttgggtaacatggggtttgggtaacatggggttttggtaacttggagttttgggtaacatggggttttgggtaacatggggtttgggtaacatggggtttggggtaacatggggtttggggtaacatggggttttgttaACATGGagtttggggtaacatggggtttgggtaacatggggtaacatggggtttgggtaacatggagtttggggtaacatggggtttgggtaacatggggtttggggtaacatggggtttgggtaacatgggattTTGGGTAACAGgaggggtaacatggggtttgggtaacatggggtttgggtaacatggggttctgggtaacatggagtttggtaacatggggttttgggtatcatggggttttgggtaacattgGGGTTTATTAACATGGGGATTTGGGTAACATCTTATTTGGGTAACATGGATTTTTATCTGGGGTTTTTGGTGTTTTAGGTTTATGGGGTTTTGGTCTCTTGGGGTTTCTTTATCTTATTTGGTgtttagattctttatcttattgaGTGTCTCTTAATATGGGGTTTTTATCTTGGGTTTGGGAACTTATTTATGGGTCTCTTAGTTCTGGGGTTTCTTATGGGTCTTtagggtaacatggggtttgggtaacatggggttcttTAACATGGGgtttagattctttatcttatttaggaGTTCTTTAACATGGGGTCTTAGATTCTTTGGGTAACATAGGGATTCTTTTCTTAAGTCATGGGGTTTAGGTaactttatcttatttagtgtctcttagattctttatcttatttggGGTCTtggattctttatcttatttgtgtctcttagattctttatcttatttagtgtctcttagattctttatcttatttagtgtctcttacattctttatcttatttagtgtctcttagattctttatcttatttagtgtctcttagattctttatcttatttagtgttcttagattctttatcttatttagtgtctttagattctttatcttatttagtctcttagattctttgtcttatttagtgtctcttggattctttatcttatttggTGTctttagattctttatcttatggggtctcttagattctttatcttatttagtgtctcttagattctttatcttagtGTCTCTTAAATTcttttatcttatttagtgtctcttagattctttatcttatttagtgtctcttagattctttatcttagattctttatcttatttagtgtctcttagattctttatcttatttagtgtctttagattctttatcttatttagtgtctcttagattctttatcttatttagtgtctcttagattctttatcttatttagtgtctcttagattctttatcttgaagtgtttccattattagtCCAGGTATTTTATAATCATCTGTTCATTCTTTGTATTTTGAAACATTTTTTAATAAAGGGGTttggttgtttacctctcatgatgttttgattataaatgttatgggttattgattatgatgtagattagtgttatgggttgggtagtatagagataatgatgttattgattataaatgttatgatattgattatgatgtagattagtgttatgttgttagtagtatagagataatgatgttattgattataaacgttatgatattgattatgatgtagattagtgttatgttgttagtagtatagagataatgatgttattgattataaatgttatgatattgattatgatgtagattagtgttatgttgttagtagtatagagataatgatgttattgattataaatgttatgatattgattatgatgtagattagtgttatgttgttagtagtatagagataatgatgttattgattataaatgttatgatattgattatgatgtagattagtgttatgttgttagtagtatagagataatgatgttattgattataaatgttatgatattgattatgatgtagattagtgttatgttgttagtagtatagagataatgatgttattgattataaatgttatgatattgattatgatgtagattagtgttatgatGTTGCTCTCTAAACTGCCATGTAATCAACTGAATGCTTTTAATAAAATTACAGGCTGTCAGTCTTGTGTGATTTAATTAttagacagactacaacatacagtatgaattaactgagatcagtctgtgtgattcccctcttggacagactacaacatacagtatgaattaactgagatcagtctgtgtgattcccctcttggacagactacaacatacagtatgaattaactgagatcagtctgtgtgattcccctcttagacagactacaacatacagtatgaattaactgagatcagtctgtgtgattcccctcttggacagactacaacatacagtatgaattaactgagatcagtctgtgtgattcccctcttggacagactacaacatacagtatgaataaactgagatcagtctgtgtgattcccctcttagacagactacaacatacagtatgaattaactggtcatacatttggcaggaggataggaagtgcatctcagtttccacctcattttgtgggctgtgtgcacatagcctgtcttctctggagagccaggtactgacctgtatatagtcctgctattgttattttactgttgctctttaattactttttactctttaattacttgttacaggccaacccaagctgtactgttcagtaggataatagtagaccaacccaagctgtactgttcagtaggataatagtagaccaacccaagctgtactgttcagtaggataatagtagaccaacccaagctgtactgttcagtaggataatagtagaccaacccaagctgtactgttcagtaggataatagtagaccaacccaagctgtactgttcagtttaATAGTACAGACTAAGCACTATTGCTGTAAGTGTTTATAgtagacacctagcactattgtctGTTCAGTAGGAAATAGAGACACcaagc
Encoded here:
- the LOC135571207 gene encoding uncharacterized protein LOC135571207 translates to MSIAEVVCRQMGCGSTVSELPGNTTRGFGVFCDGSESSLRECWRSYDLRPGLTVICSDLLVQPDIFLTDPMGGVFRGHQGPEMFRGYNFTITCSTQPQYPGGSFLLTFTGSNRTQPAVNHSAAFLFPAADDSHQGNYSCVYDNYVFSHNFSSESELLSLTITASPLPAFIIRHVVVLLILLTAITTSYLYYKPTRRQKRVNRVSSMDLYVNAMEMVSLSSRAEAGPGEERAAQGTE